The following are encoded together in the bacterium genome:
- a CDS encoding bifunctional 5,10-methylenetetrahydrofolate dehydrogenase/5,10-methenyltetrahydrofolate cyclohydrolase has product EVKKEIEQLKSKGIIPKLVAVSVGENPASIVYMNQQKKNCEKIGINYEIMSLSDSIDEKGIIENIEKLNENPDVTGIILQLPLPKGVDTRKVQSKIAPNKDVEGVNPVNMGWIVYGRPVVGPCTALAVKEIIEYLGINLYGKEVVMVGHSDIVGKPVGLLLVDKFATITICHIGTSDAGRLQDHVKRAEILIVAVGKANLIPGDWIKEGAIVIDVGINRVGDKIVGDVEFEKAKEKASWITPVPGGVGPITTAILLRNTVLLVKLQKGV; this is encoded by the coding sequence ATGAGGTAAAAAAAGAAATTGAACAGTTAAAATCAAAAGGGATTATTCCTAAACTTGTTGCTGTTTCTGTAGGTGAAAATCCTGCAAGCATTGTATATATGAATCAGCAGAAAAAAAACTGTGAAAAAATAGGAATTAATTATGAGATAATGAGTTTATCTGATAGTATTGATGAGAAAGGGATTATTGAAAATATTGAAAAATTAAATGAAAATCCAGATGTAACAGGAATAATTTTACAACTTCCTCTTCCCAAAGGAGTTGATACAAGAAAGGTTCAATCAAAAATAGCACCTAATAAAGATGTTGAAGGTGTTAATCCTGTTAATATGGGATGGATTGTATATGGAAGACCGGTTGTTGGACCATGTACAGCACTTGCGGTTAAAGAAATAATTGAGTATCTTGGTATAAATCTGTATGGAAAGGAAGTTGTTATGGTTGGTCATTCAGATATAGTAGGAAAACCTGTTGGTTTGCTTTTGGTTGATAAGTTTGCTACAATTACAATCTGTCATATAGGAACTTCTGATGCAGGGAGACTTCAAGACCATGTAAAAAGAGCAGAGATATTAATTGTTGCTGTTGGAAAGGCAAATTTAATACCAGGGGACTGGATAAAAGAAGGAGCAATTGTAATAGATGTCGGAATAAATAGGGTAGGGGATAAAATAGTAGGAGATGTTGAATTTGAAAAAGCAAAAGAAAAAGCGAGTTGGATTACACCTGTTCCAGGAGGAGTTGGACCTATCACAACTGCAATCTTATTAAGGAATACTGTTTTACTGGTAAAATTACAGAAGGGAGTATAA